A genomic stretch from Aedes albopictus strain Foshan chromosome 2, AalbF5, whole genome shotgun sequence includes:
- the LOC109421260 gene encoding uncharacterized protein LOC109421260, with protein sequence MDPFEYHFWNQIEKLVGPVPENIKHLLQFSCFCNSSIADLDDELIDQIEQEARTIPNVLRISTNEKLMKKYFGVYCHTPSEFRFRSGERRMMKNIALAVRRKGLDSFIQSLRTTVHHVTEPPPRPVVCPQLQNYDPQTLRQMLREKVLNAVTNNQAEILPDYLKVIQDNLDIQVVMEQGIPDAYVFCPLCSTKAKLSKDRTGNIIVSNYTLHVRKYHGFGPISHSVKRKAEDYGPAEYIPEHIMDPMIKEEPDTSGYEQSSSSSNPYYPI encoded by the exons ATGGATCCCTTTGAG TACCATTTCTGGAACCAAATCGAAAAACTGGTGGGACCCGTCCCGGAGAACATCAAACACCTGCTGCAGTTTTCCTGCTTCTGCAACTCCTCCATAGCCGATCTGGACGACGAGTTGATCGACCAGATCGAACAGGAGGCTCGCACTATCCCCAATGTGCTACGCATATCCACGAATGAAAAACTGATGAAGAAATACTTCGGAGTGTACTGCCATACGCCGAGCGAGTTCCGGTTTCGGTCCGGCGAACGACGCATGATGAAGAACATAGCGTTGGCCGTGCGACGGAAAGGCCTGGACAGCTTTATTCAATCGCTGCGGACCACCGTTCATCACGTTACAGAGCCACCACCCCGACCAGTCGTTTGTCCGCAACTGCAGAACTACGACCCACAGACCTTGCGGCAGATGTTGAGGGAGAAGGTTCTGAACGCTGTCAC CAACAACCAAGCGGAGATCCTACCGGACTACCTGAAAGTCATTCAGGACAATCTGGACATTCAGGTCGTGATGGAGCAGGGTATCCCCGATGCGTACGTCTTCTGCCCGTTGTGCAGTACGAAGGCAAAACTATCGAAAGATCGAACCGGAAACATTATAGTTTCCAATTATACGCTTCACGTGCGCAAGTATCACGGGTTCGGGCCGATTAGTCATAGCGTGAAGCGGAAAGCCGAGGATTATGGTCCGGCGGAGTATATTCCCGAGCACATAATGGACCCGATGATCAAGGAAGAACCGGACACCAGTGGATATGAGCAAAGTTCCTCGTCTTCGAATCCGTATTATCCTATCTAG
- the LOC134286019 gene encoding uncharacterized protein LOC134286019, whose translation MSPSLRTLSHQERFYLDTMANLKHFVDNFTAERDRGQLEGWKQRAEALYSDFQANRLKIELYGDESDRLETDEEGMRVTEEANRVIRQGFENDFVRVHSFLTRELRKFSAGTQAIVPSTSRGSVNVPDNAFSRIKLPEVKLPTFSGCVSEWITFRDTFKSLIDSNPQLSPIDKLSYLVASLSKDAKRVIESVEHTAANYSVAWTLLERRFDNKKLVVKTYIDSLFAIEPMKRECYESLMHLVDDFERNLCMIDKMGIPTKGWSVLLAHMVCSRLDPSTLKQWEAHHRSTEVPKYEDLIQFLRTHLTVLQSLPPSKSRSFEPAKPESFRSHKSKINTVHTVTTVSPSAGACPFCSKPSHSPFKCEVFQKLSVAQRFEQVKKKNLCINCFSSSHLLRNCSSSACRVCSQKHHTMLHQQSQDRSSTPTKPPTSAVSSQSSSSPLGNQTCPSNQPSHSRTPPSAEAQSPSANASTLVSTNLVGSSRTVPATVLLQTAVIKIFDNHGHHHWARALLDSASQLSLVTENLVQKLQLPRHSDRQEIGGVGNSIVVSYHAVLVRMGSRCSDFVADARCHVLKKITRELPVRCIDTSPWNIPSNLTLADPQFHEPGPIDLLIGMEMYYDLLLEGFIKLGPERPILQNTVFGWVASGKVGSNQASEGTPKLAHVTSAESLNEQLSRFWEIESCWTNSTHSVEESKCEEHFAATVFRDQSGRFVVTLPKRPLVLNQLGNSKEIAARRFLALERRLLVNPKLMSSYSAFIDEYHQLNHMREVCDDAALANCTSYYLPHHGVEKADSTTTKLRVVFDASCPTDSGISLNQALMVGPVIQDDLLAIILRFRMHRFVIIADIEKMFRQIRVNPADYPLQRILWRDSPSQPLRTFELTTVTYGTASAPYLATKCLQQLSKDGSDEFPLASLILAKDFYMDDMLTGVDDEDEGEETCQQLLQLLNSAGMSLRKWTSNSPAILSKIPSELRDERTTLSLESPSAPIKTLGLQWQPMDDEFRYSVPTWSQDEPISRRIVLSDTARLYDPLGLIGPVVVLAKLFVQTLWRSSKNWDDPLDESEQQHWLEFRNSLDGLATISIPRWAAPASVLVSIEVHGFCDASEKAYGACLYLRTVSTDGSIAVRLLAAKSKVAPLGDSKKQKRICLPRLELSSALLLSHLYHKVQSSTALNAKSIFWTDSMITLHWLRSTPSRWKTFIANRVSEVQHLTTSGIWAHVPGIENPADIISRGMYPAQLQETASWWNGPPWLSQPSRFWPPLTPQPSVDIPPELLEERAVSLPVQVHPPNEIFSIRSSFPALVRIVALLRRFYHNSKPCNRSNRRTGFLQTSELAEATDNLVRLAQHETFAKDLAAVAKHGQVDTNSDLRTLAPILVDGILRLRGRLRNAAISECRKHPIILPARHPLTTSIVSYYHLKNLHAGPQLLASCVREKFWPLRLRDLARSVVHSCVNCFRCRPRNLEQLMGDLPPERVTPTLPFIDTGVDLCGPFQYRKTRKAPPIKCFVAVFVCLVTKAVHVELVYDLSTAAFIAALHRFIARRGKPSLIECDNATNFRGAARELKELAKQFRSQQHQGEVVDRCADEGIIFKFIPPRSPNFGGLWEAAVKSFKQHFRRTVGNSVLSQDEFVTLLTRIEACLNSRPLTPLSTDPNDLEVLTPGHFLVHRPLTCFPEPDLSEVPRTRLDRYQENQELLRRIWKRWSTDYLSGLHPRTRWTRVRDNVAEGTMVLLKEDDLPPLKWKYGRISNIFRGDDGNIRVVDVRTADGEYRRGIAKICVLPIRQPTTEPAGTAGTYPDESPIAVH comes from the coding sequence ATGTCGCCGAGTTTGAGGACACTTTCCCACCAAGAGCGGTTCTACTTGGACACCATGGCCAATTTGAAGCATTTTGTGGATAATTTTACGGCTGAGCGCGATAGAGGACAGCTCGAAGGATGGAAGCAACGAGCGGAGGCTTTGTACAGTGACTTTCAGGCCAATCGATTAAAAATTGAGCTGTACGGCGATGAAAGCGATAGGCTCGAAACGGATGAAGAAGGCATGAGAGTTACGGAAGAAGCCAATCGCGTCATTCGACAGGGGTTCGAAAACGATTTTGTACGGGTCCACAGTTTTCTCACTAGAGAACTTCGCAAATTTTCCGCAGGAACGCAAGCAATTGTCCCTTCTACCTCTAGAGGCAGTGTAAATGTTCCCGATAACGCCTTCTCTCGTATTAAGCTCCCAGAAGTTAAACTCCCAACATTCTCTGGGTGCGTTTCGGAATGGATCACGTTCCGAGATACTTTCAAATCTCTCATAGACTCGAATCCCCAGCTATCGCCTATCGACAAGTTATCGTACCTTGTCGCTTCCCTTTCCAAAGACGCCAAAAGGGTTATCGAATCCGTCGAGCACACTGCTGCCAATTATTCTGTCGCTTGGACCTTGTTGGAAAGGCGATTCGACAACAAGAAGTTAGTCGTGAAAACCTACATTGATTCCCTATTCGCGATCGAGCCTATGAAGAGAGAGTGCTACGAGTCTCTTATGCACCTGGTTGATGATTTCGAGCGAAACCTGTGCATGATAGACAAGATGGGTATTCCAACGAAGGGATGGAGTGTGTTGCTTGCACACATGGTCTGTAGCCGACTAGATCCGTCCACACTTAAGCAGTGGGAAGCTCACCACCGATCAACAGAGGTTCCCAAATACGAAGATCTAATCCAGTTTCTTCGTACTCATCTTACGGTGCTGCAATCGCTGCCGCCGTCGAAGTCTCGCTCGTTCGAACCCGCTAAACCGGAATCTTTCCGGTCACACAAATCCAAAATAAATACAGTCCACACCGTTACTACAGTTAGTCCGTCAGCTGGTGCGTGCCCGTTCTGTTCGAAACCGTCCCACTCTCCCTTCAAGTGCGAGGTGTTCCAGAAGTTGTCAGTCGCCCAACGTTTCGAGCAGGTCAAGAAGAAAAACCTCTGCATCAACTGTTTCTCCTCCTCCCACCTTCTTAGAAATTGCTCTTCCAGTGCATGCAGAGTATGTAGCCAGAAGCACCACACCATGCTCCACCAACAATCGCAAGATCGTTCGTCCACCCCGACAAAACCACCCACTTCCGCTGTCAGTTCGCAATCGTCGTCGTCACCCTTGGGCAACCAAACATGCCCATCGAACCAACCCTCACACTCTCGAACTCCGCCGTCAGCGGAAGCACAATCGCCGTCAGCCAACGCCTCTACTCTCGTCTCCACCAATCTCGTCGGAAGTTCCCGTACTGTTCCTGCCACTGTGTTGCTGCAGACTGCTGTCATCAAGATCTTCGACAATCACGGACACCATCATTGGGCCCGAGCGCTCTTGGACTCCGCTTCGCAACTCAGCCTGGTTACTGAAAATCTTGTCCAGAAACTCCAGTTACCTCGCCACTCCGATCGCCAAGAAATCGGAGGTGTGGGTAATTCTATCGTCGTTTCATACCACGCTGTCCTCGTTCGGATGGGTTCTCGCTGCTCGGATTTCGTCGCTGATGCTCGGTGTCACGTCTTGAAGAAGATAACCAGAGAGCTGCCGGTCAGATGCATCGACACTTCGCCATGGAACATCCCCTCGAATCTCACCTTAGCTGACCCTCAGTTCCATGAACCCGGACCCATCGATCTCCTCATAGGAATGGAGATGTACTACGACCTGCTGCTTGAAGGTTTCATCAAACTGGGACCTGAAAGGCCGATCCTGCAGAACACCGTCTTTGGTTGGGTAGCATCCGGGAAGGTCGGTTCCAACCAAGCATCCGAAGGTACTCCAAAGCTCGCTCATGTCACCAGTGCAGAATCTCTCAACGAACAGCTTTCTCGGTTTTGGGAAATCGAATCCTGCTGGACCAACAGCACTCATTCGGTGGAGGAATCCAAGTGTGAAGAGCACTTCGCCGCCACTGTCTTTCGCGACCAATCGGGTCGCTTTgtagtcacccttcccaagcgcCCACTGGTTCTCAACCAGTTAGGAAACTCGAAAGAGATTGCTGCTCGAAGATTCCTCGCTCTCGAACGTCGGCTGCTAGTCAATCCCAAGTTGATGTCCTCGTACTCAGCCTTCATCGATGAATACCACCAGCTTAACCACATGCGGGAAGTGTGCGACGATGCAGCTTTGGCGAACTGTACGTCGTACTATCTACCGCACCACGGGGTTGAAAAGGCTGACAGTACCACCACGAAATTGCGGGTAGTATTCGATGCTTCCTGCCCCACAGATAGCGGAATCTCCTTGAACCAAGCGCTGATGGTTGGCCCAGTCATCCAAGACGACCTGCTGGCAATCATTTTGCGCTTTCGGATGCACCGATTTGTCATTATTGCGGACATCGAAAAAATGTTCCGCCAGATCCGTGTAAACCCTGCAGACTACCCTTTGCAGCGAATCCTGTGGCGTGATTCACCCTCGCAACCTCTACGCACCTTCGAACTCACAACAGTGACGTATGGCACCGCATCCGCCCCCTATTTGGCAACGAAGTGCCTTCAGCAATTGTCCAAGGATGGTTCCGACGAATTTCCTCTCGCCTCGTTGATCCTAGCCAAGGATTTCTACATGGACGACATGCTGACCGGTGTTGACGACGAGGACGAAGGTGAAGAAACCTGTCAGCAGCTTCTGCAGTTGCTGAATTCTGCCGGTATGAGCTTGCGGAAATGGACGTCGAATTCGCCAGCGATTCTCTCAAAAATACCATCAGAACTTCGCGATGAACGAACCACACTTTCGCTGGAATCTCCTTCTGCTCCGATCAAGACGCTAGGGTTGCAATGGCAGCCAATGGATGACGAATTCCGTTATTCCGTTCCCACGTGGTCTCAGGATGAACCAATATCTCGACGAATCGTTCTATCGGACACGGCGCGACTCTACGACCCTCTTGGATTGATCGGGCCGGTCGTGGTGCTCGCCAAACTCTTCGTTCAAACACTCTGGCGCTCCTCCAAGAACTGGGACGACCCGTTAGACGAATCCGAGCAACAGCATTGGTTGGAGTTTCGTAACAGTCTAGACGGATTAGCTACAATCAGCATTCCAAGATGGGCGGCGCCTGCCTCCGTTCTCGTATCGATTGAAGTGCACGGGTTCTGCGACGCCTCTGAGAAGGCATACGGAGCCTGCCTCTATTTGAGAACCGTTTCGACTGACGGTTCGATCGCCGTTCGCCTGCTAGCCGCCAAATCCAAGGTGGCACCCCTCGGCGACTCGAAGAAGCAGAAGCGCATCTGTTTGCCTAGGTTGGAACTCTCGTCGGCACTTCTGCTAAGTCACCTCTATCACAAGGTCCAAAGCAGTACAGCGCTGAACGCCAAATCGATCTTTTGGACAGACTCGATGATCACCTTGCACTGGCTGCGTTCGACACCTTCGCGTTGGAAAACTTTCATTGCGAATCGAGTGTCTGAAGTGCAGCATCTCACCACCAGCGGCATTTGGGCGCATGTTCCTGGCATCGAAAATCCTGCGGATATAATTTCCCGCGGCATGTATCCTGCACAGCTGCAAGAAACCGCATCGTGGTGGAATGGCCCGCCATGGTTAAGCCAACCGTCAAGGTTCTGGCCGCCCTTAACTCCGCAACCCTCCGTCGACATTCCGcctgaactcctagaagaaagaGCAGTATCGCTTCCGGTGCAGGTGCACCCTCCAAACGAAATCTTCTCCATCCGATCGTCATTTCCAGCGCTCGTTCGTATCGTCGCTCTTCTTCGTCGCTTCTACCATAACAGCAAGCCTTGCAATCGCTCTAACCGGCGGACCGGATTCCTCCAGACGTCGGAGCTCGCGGAAGCCACCGACAACCTAGTTCGACTAGCGCAACACGAAACCTTTGCCAAGGACCTCGCAGCTGTAGCCAAACACGGTCAGGTTGATACGAACTCTGATCTACGTACTCTCGCCCCAATTCTCGTCGACGGCATCCTCCGACTTCGTGGCCGGCTCAGGAATGCGGCCATCTCCGAATGCCGAAAGCATCCCATCATTCTGCCCGCTCGACATCCTCTAACAACGTCTATCGTATCGTACTACCACCTCAAGAATCTACACGCCGGACCTCAGCTACTTGCGTCATGCGTCCGGGAGAAGTTTTGGCCACTTCGTCTGCGAGATCTAGCCAGAAGTGTAGTCCACTCCTGCGTAAATTGCTTTCGATGCCGCCCTCGCAATCTCGAGCAGCTCATGGGAGATTTGCCGCCAGAGAGAGTTACTCCGACATTGCCCTTCATCGATACCGGAGTAGACCTCTGTGGACCGTTCCAGTACCGTAAAACCAGGAAGGCACCTCCCATAAAGTGTTTCGTAGCCGTCTTCGTGTGCCTTGTAACCAAGGCAGTTCATGTAGAGCTAGTCTACGACCTCTCCACTGCGGCGTTCATAGCTGCGTTGCATCGGTTTATTGCTCGAAGAGGAAAGCCGAGCCTCATAGAGTGCGACAATGCCACAAACTTCAGAGGAGCAGCGCGGGAGTTGAAGGAACTGGCCAAGCAGTTTCGCTCTCAGCAACACCAAGGTGAAGTAGTCGACCGCTGCGCAGATGAAGGTATCATCTTCAAGTTTATTCCACCACGCAGCCCAAACTTTGGCGGGTTGTGGGAGGCGGCTGTGAAGTCCTTCAAACAGCACTTTCGTCGGACCGTTGGGAACTCCGTCCTCTCTCAGGACGAATTCGTCACTCTGCTGACCCGCATCGAAGCGTGTCTGAATTCGCGGCCTTTGACGCCGCTATCGACCGATCCGAACGACTTGGAAGTGCTAACACCAGGCCACTTCCTCGTTCACCGTCCGCTTACTTGCTTCCCCGAACCCGACCTCTCTGAGGTACCCCGAACTCGACTTGATCgctaccaagagaaccaagagctcCTCCGGCGAATCTGGAAGCGGTGGTCAACCGACTACCTCTCTGGCCTCCATCCGCGCACTAGGTGGACTCGCGTGCGGGACAACGTCGCTGAAGGAACGATGGTTCTCCTGAAAGAAGACGACCTTCCGCCCCTGAAGTGGAAGTACGGAAGGATCTCCAACATTTTTCGTGGGGACGATGGCAACATCCGGGTCGTAGACGTCCGGACAGCCGATGGAGAATATCGACGTGGAATCGCCAAGATCTGCGTGCTTCCCATTCGTCAACCCACAACCGAACCAGCTGGCACAGCTGGGACCTACCCTGACGAATCACCGATCGCAGTGCACTAG